A section of the Hevea brasiliensis isolate MT/VB/25A 57/8 chromosome 17, ASM3005281v1, whole genome shotgun sequence genome encodes:
- the LOC110652849 gene encoding putative disease resistance RPP13-like protein 1 isoform X5 — translation MAEAVLYNIASEIINKLGSLALVETGRWRNLEVDLESLKNAVSTIQAVLLDADRKFSLNQQVEVWLRGLKEAIYDADDLLDDFATDGLSGQAKSEDKNSAKELTRTQQKGKKY, via the coding sequence ATGGCAGAAGCTGTGCTCTATAACATTGCATCGGAAATCATAAACAAGTTAGGATCTCTGGCTCTTGTTGAGACTGGGAGGTGGAGGAATCTTGAAGTTGATCTTGAAAGCCTCAAGAACGCAGTTTCTACCATCCAAGCCGTGCTTCTTGATGCAGACAGGAAGTTCTCACTGAATCAACAAGTCGAGGTTTGGCTTCGAGGATTGAAAGAAGCAATTTACGATGCAGATGACTTGTTGGATGATTTTGCCACAGATGGATTGTCGGGGCAAGCGAAGAGTGAAGATAAGAATTCTGCAAAGGAG
- the LOC110652849 gene encoding putative disease resistance protein RGA3 isoform X1 has protein sequence MQEDNILSTLNLSYDHLPSHLKHCFAYCAIFPKDCEIDMGNLIYLWMAQGYLDSSNSSQSFEEIGFSYFKNLLSMYFFQDDVRDRRSNIETCKMHDLMHDLAILVAGEEIVTLSKSNGCVEKTTRQISFDIDYLPRNSFNAKKARTVLLDKRNKCNWENQIFPEFECLRVVDLGDYRREVPSSIYNLKHLRYLDLSFVGIIELPDSIARLQKLQVLIIRSNDHLVRLPDSIVRLQNLQVLILDYCGMLQGLPKDIKKLVDLRHLSFYRCNFSHMPIGIGELTRLANYMHL, from the coding sequence ATGCAAGAAGATAATATCTTGTCAACTCTTAATTTGAGTTATGATCATCTTCCATCTCACTTGAAACATTGCTTTGCTTATTGTGCCATTTTTCCtaaagattgtgaaattgatatgGGAAATTTGATATATCTTTGGATGGCACAAGGGTATCTTGATTCCTCAAATTCTAGTCAAAGTTTTGAAGaaattggtttttcatattttaagaATCTTCTTTCTATGTATTTTTTCCAAGATGATGTGAGAGATAGACGGAGTAATATAGAAACCTGTAAAATGCATGATTTGATGCATGATCTAGCTATATTAGTTGCTGGAGAAGAGATAGTCACTTTATCAAAATCAAATGGATGTGTTGAGAAAACAACACGACAAATATCATTTGATATTGATTATCTTCCAAGAAACTCTTTCAATGCAAAGAAGGCGAGAACGGTCCTTTTGGATAAACGGAACAAATGCAATTGGGAAAACCAAATCTTTCCTGAATTTGAATGTTTACGAGTGGTGGATCTAGGCGATTACAGAAGGGAAGTGCCGAGTTCCATTTACAATTTGAAGCATTTGAGGTATCTTGATCTTTCCTTCGTTGGAATCATCGAGCTTCCAGATTCAATTGCCAGATTACAGAAGTTGCAAGTTCTGATTATTAGGAGTAACGATCACCTTGTAAGACTGCCAGATTCAATAGTTAGATTACAGAACCTACAAGTGCTGATATTGGACTATTGTGGTATGCTCCAAGGACTACCAAAGGACATTAAAAAGTTGGTCGATCTCAGGCATCTTAGCTTTTATCGGTGTAATTTTAGTCATATGCCAATTGGGATTGGAGAATTGACTCGCCTTGCTAATTACATGCATTTGTAG
- the LOC110652849 gene encoding putative disease resistance RPP13-like protein 1 isoform X3 has product MAEAVLYNIASEIINKLGSLALVETGRWRNLEVDLESLKNAVSTIQAVLLDADRKFSLNQQVEVWLRGLKEAIYDADDLLDDFATDGLSGQAKSEDKNSAKEVAATLQQLGIVEYQ; this is encoded by the exons ATGGCAGAAGCTGTGCTCTATAACATTGCATCGGAAATCATAAACAAGTTAGGATCTCTGGCTCTTGTTGAGACTGGGAGGTGGAGGAATCTTGAAGTTGATCTTGAAAGCCTCAAGAACGCAGTTTCTACCATCCAAGCCGTGCTTCTTGATGCAGACAGGAAGTTCTCACTGAATCAACAAGTCGAGGTTTGGCTTCGAGGATTGAAAGAAGCAATTTACGATGCAGATGACTTGTTGGATGATTTTGCCACAGATGGATTGTCGGGGCAAGCGAAGAGTGAAGATAAGAATTCTGCAAAGGAG GTTGCTGCCACTCTGCAGCAGCTTGGGATCGTAGAATATCAGTAA
- the LOC110652849 gene encoding putative disease resistance RPP13-like protein 1 isoform X4, which produces MAEAVLYNIASEIINKLGSLALVETGRWRNLEVDLESLKNAVSTIQAVLLDADRKFSLNQQVEVWLRGLKEAIYDADDLLDDFATDGLSGQAKSEDKNSAKELLKGHVHLQFMN; this is translated from the exons ATGGCAGAAGCTGTGCTCTATAACATTGCATCGGAAATCATAAACAAGTTAGGATCTCTGGCTCTTGTTGAGACTGGGAGGTGGAGGAATCTTGAAGTTGATCTTGAAAGCCTCAAGAACGCAGTTTCTACCATCCAAGCCGTGCTTCTTGATGCAGACAGGAAGTTCTCACTGAATCAACAAGTCGAGGTTTGGCTTCGAGGATTGAAAGAAGCAATTTACGATGCAGATGACTTGTTGGATGATTTTGCCACAGATGGATTGTCGGGGCAAGCGAAGAGTGAAGATAAGAATTCTGCAAAGGAG TTGCTGAAAGGACACGTTCATCTTCAATTTATGAATTGA
- the LOC110652849 gene encoding putative disease resistance RPP13-like protein 1 isoform X6 produces MAEAVLYNIASEIINKLGSLALVETGRWRNLEVDLESLKNAVSTIQAVLLDADRKFSLNQQVEVWLRGLKEAIYDADDLLDDFATDGLSGQAKSEDKNSAKEEHTL; encoded by the exons ATGGCAGAAGCTGTGCTCTATAACATTGCATCGGAAATCATAAACAAGTTAGGATCTCTGGCTCTTGTTGAGACTGGGAGGTGGAGGAATCTTGAAGTTGATCTTGAAAGCCTCAAGAACGCAGTTTCTACCATCCAAGCCGTGCTTCTTGATGCAGACAGGAAGTTCTCACTGAATCAACAAGTCGAGGTTTGGCTTCGAGGATTGAAAGAAGCAATTTACGATGCAGATGACTTGTTGGATGATTTTGCCACAGATGGATTGTCGGGGCAAGCGAAGAGTGAAGATAAGAATTCTGCAAAGGAG GAGCACACCCTGTGA